A single region of the Streptomyces virginiae genome encodes:
- a CDS encoding IS3 family transposase (programmed frameshift), producing the protein MGRRSPYSEEFRRDAVALFRAAAGKRTYASVAADLGITAESLRTWVRKDEAPDTSGGRDAGVSAAEELARLREENARLLKAEPGVASGARDPATGGRLFRAGGEVRPLRWDFISENRADFGVKRICRVLGVSRAGYYRHLATAQVRAERQADEARTVNEIRAIHAEHHGAYGAPRVHAELRARGHRINRKRVTRLMRNNHIVGRHLRRKKRTTIADRAAAPVPDLVMRDFTADTLNTRWCGDITYTAVGSTWLYLATVIDICSRKVVGWSIADHMRTSLVTDAIEMAVAARGGRVRGVVFHTDRGAQYSAAAFADVCLRHGILRSMGRVGSSYDNALAESFFQGLKRELLHGLRWTSKAQTRLELFRWLSYYNRRRRHSALGYLTPAEYEQQLITTRTLSLVA; encoded by the exons GTGGGACGCAGGTCTCCGTATTCGGAGGAGTTCAGGAGGGACGCGGTCGCGCTCTTTCGGGCCGCGGCCGGGAAGCGGACGTACGCTTCGGTGGCTGCGGATCTCGGGATCACCGCGGAGTCGCTGCGGACGTGGGTCCGCAAGGATGAGGCCCCGGACACGTCCGGCGGCCGTGACGCGGGCGTCAGCGCGGCGGAGGAACTTGCCCGGCTGCGGGAGGAGAACGCCCGGCTGCTCAAGGCTGAGC CAGGAGTGGCGTCTGGAGCGCGAGATCCTGCGACGGGCGGCCGCCTATTTCGCGCGGGAGGTGAAGTGAGACCCCTCCGCTGGGACTTCATCTCCGAGAACCGCGCCGATTTCGGCGTCAAGCGGATCTGCCGGGTGCTCGGGGTGTCCCGCGCCGGCTACTACCGGCATCTGGCCACCGCACAGGTCCGCGCCGAGCGCCAGGCCGACGAGGCACGGACCGTGAACGAGATCCGTGCCATCCACGCCGAACATCACGGCGCCTACGGGGCCCCGCGCGTCCATGCCGAGCTGCGGGCGAGAGGGCACAGGATCAACCGCAAGCGCGTCACCCGGCTGATGCGGAACAACCACATCGTCGGCCGGCATCTGCGGAGGAAGAAGCGGACGACGATCGCGGACAGGGCCGCGGCGCCCGTGCCGGACCTGGTGATGCGCGACTTCACCGCGGACACGTTGAACACCAGGTGGTGCGGCGACATCACCTATACAGCCGTCGGTTCGACGTGGCTCTACCTCGCTACGGTGATCGACATCTGCTCGAGGAAGGTCGTGGGCTGGTCGATCGCGGATCACATGCGGACCTCGCTGGTCACCGACGCGATCGAGATGGCCGTGGCCGCCCGCGGAGGCCGGGTCCGCGGCGTCGTTTTCCACACCGACAGGGGCGCCCAGTACAGTGCGGCCGCCTTCGCCGACGTCTGCCTGCGGCACGGCATCCTCCGCAGCATGGGCAGGGTCGGCTCGAGTTACGACAACGCCCTCGCCGAGTCGTTCTTCCAGGGCCTCAAGCGCGAACTGCTCCACGGACTGCGCTGGACCTCGAAGGCACAGACCCGGCTCGAGCTGTTCCGCTGGCTGTCGTACTACAACCGGCGCCGTCGCCACTCCGCGCTCGGCTACCTCACACCAGCCGAGTACGAACAGCAGCTGATCACTACACGTACGCTGTCACTCGTCGCATGA
- a CDS encoding SMI1/KNR4 family protein produces the protein MSTPRDQPQGEPAPRAHSPSDWAQVENHLGSSLPSDYKTFMDAYGSGIISEELMVFHPQGSTPLLPRMREIHERISRSRERRPDDIPHPFHPEENGLIYWGYDFGGDEHFFMPCSPDPNRWKVVTAVHGSSCVTFDGPFTAFVLNFVTNLQFMDEAGNIGPATPSFESA, from the coding sequence GTGTCCACTCCCCGGGATCAACCTCAGGGAGAGCCTGCACCAAGGGCACACTCGCCGAGCGACTGGGCTCAGGTTGAAAACCACCTCGGCTCGTCGCTGCCGAGTGACTACAAGACGTTCATGGACGCCTATGGCAGCGGCATCATCTCCGAAGAACTCATGGTCTTCCACCCCCAAGGCTCGACCCCGCTCCTGCCGCGCATGCGCGAGATACACGAGCGCATCAGCCGGTCCCGCGAGCGGCGCCCGGACGATATTCCTCATCCGTTCCACCCTGAAGAAAACGGTCTCATCTATTGGGGGTACGACTTCGGCGGGGATGAGCATTTCTTCATGCCGTGCAGCCCTGATCCGAACCGATGGAAGGTCGTCACAGCGGTGCATGGATCCAGCTGCGTGACCTTCGACGGCCCGTTCACCGCCTTCGTCCTCAACTTCGTCACGAATCTTCAGTTCATGGACGAAGCGGGCAACATCGGACCCGCGACACCCAGCTTCGAGTCCGCCTGA